The genomic DNA AGTGGCAATGGGATTCGTAATGTGACGATCGCCAATGGAATCTCGATGACCTTCGAATGTCCCTGAAAGAGACCAAACATTCGTACGAAGACCGTGAGCCCCAGGATTCCATAAACAATCGAGGGGACGCCTGCGAGATTTGACAAATTGACCTGAATCAAGCGTGTGAGAACGTTGTTTGGAGCATATTCTTCGAGGTACAACGCTGCTCCGACTCCGATTGGTACTGAGAACAAAACGGTGAACAGAATCAACCACAGGCTGCCCCACAAACCTGCCAGAATCCCTGCTTGTTCAGGGTGTCTAGAGTCAAAACTATGCAGGAAATTCCAATTCAGCCAGCCAGCTCCCTGCCAGAGAACTCCAATCAAAAGCACTGAAAGAACAACCACTCCGAACCAGGTCGAAAGCATGCACACGATGCGAAACATTCGTCCCAGACGATGCCGGGCAGCCAGATTTGATTCATGGACATTGTCGAGATGACTCATTCATACACCTCACGAAAACGTCGCATGATGAGGTGGGAAAGAAAATTCATCGTCAACGTCATGCAGAAAAGAGTCAAAGCAATGGCGTAAAGACTTTTATAGCTCATACTGCCTACTGGCGTGTCCCCAAGACTCACATTCACGATGTAGGAGGTCATCGTTTGCACACTGCGAAACGGATTCATGGTCAAGTTAGGAGCTTGGCCGGCGGCAATGGTGACAGCCATTGTTTCTCCCACTGCCCGAGAAATTGCTAACAAGAACGAAGAGAGAATCCCCGAGATCGCTGCTGGGAGAACGATTTTCGTTGAGACGTCAAACTTCGTCGATCCAAGTGCATACCCCGCTTCACGCAGGCTACGAGGGATAGCCCGTAGCGTGTCTTCGCTGAGGGAGGAGACCATCGGGATGATCATGATTCCCACAACAATACCGGCACTGGCAGCATTGAAGATATCAACCTCAAAACCCAACAGGTCCTGAAATATTGGACGTAACACATAGGGTGTCACGAAGACCAGTGCGAAGTATCCATAAACGACGGTTGGAATCCCTGCCAGGATTTCCAAGATCGGTTTAATGAAATTGCGTGTACGAGTCGAAGCAAATTCGCTGAGATAAATTGCGCTGGCCAAACCGATCGGCAATCCGATCATTGCTGCGATTCCAGCAATCAACAGCGTACCGCTCAACAACGGCAATACGCCGTACTGTGGGTCTGTAAATTGAGGTGTCCATTCCGTGCCGGTAAAGAATTCCCATGGTGAGACTTCCTCAAAGTAGGCAGTATTGCCGCCCACTCCGACGATACTTTCTGCAACGAGGATGTAAATGATCCCAACGGTTGTGACAATCGAAAGTAAAGCACATGCAAACAAGATGAACTGAATCACTTGTTCTCTGAGTCGTTGAATCGTTAGATGTCGCGTGAGAGACCTCGGAGGTTGATCGACCGAACAACTTTTCATGAAGGTTTCGAGCGGCACAAGCTGCCTCCTGACTTAATGCTTTTTAAATGATTACTTCGCTGAGGCAACTTCGGCATCTCCGCTCATTGATTCAATTGCATCTTCTAATTCTTTGCGTTCTTCACTGAGCAACTCCTGGCTGAGTCGGACATAACCGACTTCTCCTACGAGGCCTTGCCCTTCCTTAAGACAGTACCTCAAAAACTCTGCCACTTCCGGCTTTTTCAACGAGGCTTTATTGACATACAAGAAAAGCGGGCGTGAAAGTGGAACATACTTTCCACTTTCAATTGACTCATCACTTGGCTTAATGCAATTGTTAGCGTCGCCCTTGTCCGCAATTCCAAGAACTTTGAGCTTGTCTTTGTTCTTCAAGTAGTATGCATACCCAAAGTAGCCCAAAGCGAATTTGCTTCCAGAAACACCCTGCACAAGAACGTTGTCATTGACGCTGGGGCTGTAATCAGACCGGCTCGCTTTACCTTCATCACAGATCGCTTCTGTGAAATAATCGAAAGTTCCTGAGTCAGTGTCGGGGCCAAAAAGTTTCATTTCGCTCTGCGGCCAACTCGGATCGACATCACTCCATAGCTTCACCTGACTGCCGGGGGACCAGATCTTTTTGAGTTGTTCAACACTCAGGCAATCGCACCAGGTGTTTTCCGGGTTCACGACGACAGAAAGCCCGTCGATGGCAATGGTTAGTTCCAGGTATTCAATCCCCTTCTCCTTGCAAGCATCGATTTCCTGCTGCTTAATCGGGCGTGAAGCGTTGGTGATATCGGAGACGCCTTCGATGAATTTGCTAAATCCTGGACCAGTGCCTGATGTTCCAACAACAACAGTTGTCTCAGACTGCTTTTCATACTCTTCAGCTACCGCTTGAGCGATAGGATAGACCGTACTGGACCCGTCTATTGAAATACTTGGTTTCGAATTATCTCCAGAAAGTGCACTGCTGTCTGCTGCATCTTTGACAGTACATCCCGCTGTGACAAAAGCAAGCATCATAATGCTTGCACCCACAACGCACGCATGCTTCTTCATATTTTCAATTCCTGACATGGAGTTTGCTCTGTGCCGTCTTCAAATGGACTTCTTTTCCATCAATTTGAAGCAGAGTCTACATGCCGAATGTGAAGTTTCTGCGCGACGAATTGTTAAGAAATGGTTAAGATTGCCGTCTGTTAGGGCAGTTTGCTCGGGGCTATTTCGAGAGGCGACGTATTCTTAAAGAGAATTTAGAGTCAGTCCGAAAGCTTCTGGAATCGCCGCTCTTCTCCACTTTGTGAGTGAGCAATCTCAAGTTTCAGGATCAGTTCTATAAAAACAAGAGCTGAATCTCAGTCGTTCGCAGCTTGGATTTTTTGAAAACCAAGTTTCTTTTCATTCTGGGCTAGAGGCAAACGGACCGTAAACGTACTTCCCTGCCCCGGTTCGCTGTTCACCTCGGCTTCACCGCCAAACTCCTGAGCCAGGTGTTTGACAATAGAAAGTCCTAAGCCGGTCCCACCCATTTCGCGTGAGCGTGCTTTGTCAACGCGATAGAATCGCTCAAAGACCCGCTTCTGGTGGTCTTTGGGGATGCCAATTCCAGTGTCTTTCACTTTGATCGAAACCATCGAATTCTGCACCGCCCAGTCAACACTCACTTGGCCGCCACTGGGCGTATAGTTGATGGCATTATCAATCAAATTATTGAGAATCGTCTGCAATCCTTCTGGGTCAGCCAAGACATAGATCTCGCCTGTGTGAGTTTGCATCGATAGCTGAATCGATTTTGTATTACAGATTGCTGCATGTTCGCGAATGCACAATTCAACGGTTTCAACGAGGGGAACGGTTGAGACCTCAAAGGTGTCCGCCCCTGATTCAATGCGAGAGATTCGAAGCAAATCGAGTATTAAGGCATGCAGCCGAGTTGCCTGTTCCTCAATGCCTTTCAGAAATTTGCGATTGTGATCAGGGTCGTCGATCGCTCCTGATAACAATGTTTCGGCATACGCTTGGATCGACGTCAATGGCGTTTTCAACTCATGTGAGACATTCGAGACAAACTCTTGTCTAATGTTTTCGAGACGACGTAGATCCGTGACATCGTGAAAGACCAGTACGACACCGGGACAGGGATCACCCGGTAGTTGAGCGGCAAGCAATGAAACAATGGCCTCGGACCGTGGAATTTCCAACTCAATGTTCTCCTGCCCTTTGGATTCCAAGGCACTTTTCACGACCTTCTGGATTGCGGGATTTCGTACTGCCTCCCAGATCGGCCGCCCCACAATTTCAGGTGTTGAGATTTCCAGTAGCGAATTCGCAGCCTGATTAACAAAAAGAACACGCTCATCGCCGTCGACAGCAATCACTCCTTCAACCATCCCTCCCAGAACCGTTTCCAATCGCTCGCTATTCTTGGCGAGTTCGGCGCTCTTCTGATGTAACTCATCAATCTGCATCGACAACTTTTGGCTCATTAGATTAAATGCCCCTGCGAGTGCTCCCAACTCGTCCCGACTGGGAATGACGACTTGCTGTCGAAGGTCTCCGTCGGCAATCGCTTCTGCCGATTGAGTCAATAAGATTAAGGGCCGAATGAGCCGACCGACGACGAAGTAGGTCAACACCAGAGCCACGATGCTGACCGTCATTGCTGTTACCCAGATCAATCGTTGCACAGAATCAACTTGCGCATTAAGCGCCTTCACTGTCATGGAAACACGCACAAAACCGACGACTTGCTCACCTTGATCAACCCGCAGCGCGTAGTTCAACATCGGAAGATCTAGAGTAGGACTTTGCCTTTGAGAGACCCCAAATCCACTTGTTCTGGCCAGTCTCAACTCTTCTCGATTGTTGTGATTATCCATTACTTCCGGCGACTCTGCGGAATCTCCGATGACCGTTCCGTCTTCGGTAACCAGTGTCAATCGGGTCCCATTCT from Thalassoglobus polymorphus includes the following:
- a CDS encoding sensor histidine kinase, whose protein sequence is MLLNNSIHLIVMLGFPIFMECHHQISVTKPPLANSPPTWNRSMLSSRLFWKIFGTYAALTLVAALSFVAIQSSRQREIVIEQAQQRLHDSAVILRSRMADSFEKGQTAELQQTLVQLGKQNGTRLTLVTEDGTVIGDSAESPEVMDNHNNREELRLARTSGFGVSQRQSPTLDLPMLNYALRVDQGEQVVGFVRVSMTVKALNAQVDSVQRLIWVTAMTVSIVALVLTYFVVGRLIRPLILLTQSAEAIADGDLRQQVVIPSRDELGALAGAFNLMSQKLSMQIDELHQKSAELAKNSERLETVLGGMVEGVIAVDGDERVLFVNQAANSLLEISTPEIVGRPIWEAVRNPAIQKVVKSALESKGQENIELEIPRSEAIVSLLAAQLPGDPCPGVVLVFHDVTDLRRLENIRQEFVSNVSHELKTPLTSIQAYAETLLSGAIDDPDHNRKFLKGIEEQATRLHALILDLLRISRIESGADTFEVSTVPLVETVELCIREHAAICNTKSIQLSMQTHTGEIYVLADPEGLQTILNNLIDNAINYTPSGGQVSVDWAVQNSMVSIKVKDTGIGIPKDHQKRVFERFYRVDKARSREMGGTGLGLSIVKHLAQEFGGEAEVNSEPGQGSTFTVRLPLAQNEKKLGFQKIQAAND
- the pstC gene encoding phosphate ABC transporter permease subunit PstC, with product MKSCSVDQPPRSLTRHLTIQRLREQVIQFILFACALLSIVTTVGIIYILVAESIVGVGGNTAYFEEVSPWEFFTGTEWTPQFTDPQYGVLPLLSGTLLIAGIAAMIGLPIGLASAIYLSEFASTRTRNFIKPILEILAGIPTVVYGYFALVFVTPYVLRPIFQDLLGFEVDIFNAASAGIVVGIMIIPMVSSLSEDTLRAIPRSLREAGYALGSTKFDVSTKIVLPAAISGILSSFLLAISRAVGETMAVTIAAGQAPNLTMNPFRSVQTMTSYIVNVSLGDTPVGSMSYKSLYAIALTLFCMTLTMNFLSHLIMRRFREVYE
- a CDS encoding PstS family phosphate ABC transporter substrate-binding protein, producing MSGIENMKKHACVVGASIMMLAFVTAGCTVKDAADSSALSGDNSKPSISIDGSSTVYPIAQAVAEEYEKQSETTVVVGTSGTGPGFSKFIEGVSDITNASRPIKQQEIDACKEKGIEYLELTIAIDGLSVVVNPENTWCDCLSVEQLKKIWSPGSQVKLWSDVDPSWPQSEMKLFGPDTDSGTFDYFTEAICDEGKASRSDYSPSVNDNVLVQGVSGSKFALGYFGYAYYLKNKDKLKVLGIADKGDANNCIKPSDESIESGKYVPLSRPLFLYVNKASLKKPEVAEFLRYCLKEGQGLVGEVGYVRLSQELLSEERKELEDAIESMSGDAEVASAK